In Camelina sativa cultivar DH55 chromosome 16, Cs, whole genome shotgun sequence, a single window of DNA contains:
- the LOC104753245 gene encoding F-box/LRR-repeat protein At3g60040-like, producing MAITDTCPQLQMSELQKRLDAEFLLAQMCSVKFKDWIVVLATLLQLSEIYQHQHHRQMSCPAMVQLLSSTLYFKRKGCVRHKEFTGMPEPISSPTLKRLSVYYDSPIDVYDATSMSFDLQNLVYLEYSDCALAEYMQVNLDSLVEAKLDLDEAGNVKRRDVTNLVTGIRNVEILHLSPASVDRWSSGVQRGFG from the exons ATGGCTATTACAG ATACATGTCCTCAGCTCCAAATGAGTGAGCTACAGAAACGGTTAGATGCGGAGTTTCTATTGGCCCAGATGTGTTCTGTCAAGTTCAAAGATTGGATCGTCGTTCTTGCCACTCTATTACAACTGTCCGAG ATCTATCAACATCAGCATCACAGGCAGATGAGTTGTCCTGCAATGGTTCAGCTTCTCTCCAGCACGCTTTATTTCAAGC GAAAAGGGTGTGTCCGTCACAAGGAATTTACAGGAATGCCTGAGCCCATCTCGAGTCCAACCCTCAAGCGACTATCAGTTTACTACGATTCTCCAATTGATGTTTATGATGCTACCTCTATGTCATTTGACCTACAGAATCTTGTCTACCTTGAGTACTCAGATTGTGCCTTGGCTGAGTATATGCAAGTTAATTTGGATTCCCTAGTCGAAGCTAAGCTGGATCTTGATGAGGCAGGTAATGTCAAGAGGCGGGATGTGACGAATCTTGTTACAGGGATAAGAAATGTTGAGATCCTTCATCTGTCTCCCGCTTCGGTTGAT AGATGGTCTTCCGGTGTTCAGCGAGGTTTCGGGTAG